AAAGTCAGGCTTGAAGATACGATCAGAAGTAGTTTGCACTCAACAATGGATTGCTAAAGCTTATATCGACCCCGACAGGGTAATTGAAGAACTCATTGATTTCCTGGAGTCAGTTTTATCTCAACAAGAGTATCTCCTCAGTCTTTCAAAGCAAATTCAAATTATTAACGTATTGGAAATACTGGCAGAACCACTTGAGCGAGCAAATCAGCAAACCAAATATAAATATTTGGTCAATAATTCACGACTATTAGCTCAGAGTATCTATGGATATATAGATGAAACCATCATTCAGCAAAATATCATTTATGATTCGCGGCAAAATGAAGTAGTAGAGCGAGAGAAAGTAACACAACTAGAATTGGCACTACGAGAACTACAACAAAACCAAGCACAACTAATTCAATCTGAGAAAATGTCCAGTCTAAAACTGATAATTGCTGGCATTGATCATGAAATCAATAGTCCTATAAACTTGATCTACTCCAATCTGGTCATCGTTAGTGAATACGTGCAATACCTTTTGAACCTGATTAATTTATACCAAAAGCACTACCCTAATCCTCCGGCAGAGATTCAGGAAGCACTAGAGAGTTATGATATCGATTTCTTAATCAGTGATTTTCCTAAGTTACTCTCATCTATGAAGAGTGGAACTGAGCAAATTCGCGAAATTGTTCAATCGCTGTGGACTTTCTGCCGCTCAGATGAAACAGCTATTAAGCCAGTGGATATCCATGAAAGCATTGATAGCGCTGTGATGATTTTGAGAAATCGGTTGAAACCAAAAGATGGACATCCTGGCATTGAAATAATAAAAGAGTACGCCAACCTGCCTCTAGTGGAGTGTCATCGCGAACAGATCAATCAAGTGTTTATGAATCTTCTGGGTAATGCGATTGATGCACTTGAAGAATCCCATAGCCCCGGAGAGCAATCTGGGCAACAACCCCCAACTATTCGGATAATTACCTCAGTGCAAGGGGAAAATGTGATGATTCGGATAGCTGATAATGGTTCTGGCATAAGTCAGAACATAGTATCTCGAATTTTTGATCCCTTTTTTACGACTAAGCCAGTTGGTCAAGGTGTAGGAATGGGATTGCCTATCAGCTATCAAATTGTGGTGGGGTATGGTGCACAGTTATCTTGCGTGTCTGAACCCGGGCTGGGGACGGAATTTATAATTGAGATTCCGATATTAGCACAGATATCCTATAGAGATAAGCAGGCATTAGAGATAAAAGTTAAGCAAAAAGAAATAGGAAGTGATATCCAAAAGGAGGATATCACAGTTGTCTCACCTCGACTTTTGGAATGGTTAGCAGATGTAGAACAGACAACTGTTCATAGGCAAGCACTTAACAGGCTACAACAAAATGAAGTAAAAGCGGAAGAGAAAGTAACACAACTAGAATGGACACTACGAGAACTGCAACAAACCCAAGTACAACTGATTCAATCGGAGAAAATGTCCAGCCTAGAACGGATGATTGCTGCTATTTCTCATGAAATAAATAATCCTATAAGTTTTACCCACGGCAATCTAGACTACGCTAGTCTATACAGACAAGACCTGTTGAACCTGATTAATTTATACCAAAAGCACTACCCTAATCCTCCGGCAGAGATTCAGGAAGCACTAGAGAGTTATGATATCGATTTCTTAATCAGTGATTTTCCTAAGTTACTCTCATCCATGAAGAGTTCAACTGAACGAATTCGCGAGTTGGTTCAATCGCTGTGGACTTTCTGCCGCTCATATGAAACATCCATGAAGCCAGTGGACATCCATAAAGGCATTGATAGCGCTGTGATGATTTTGAATCATCGGTTGAAACCAAACGATGGACATCCTGGCATTGAAATAATCAAAGAGTACGCTAACCTGCCTCTAGTGGAGTGCCATCGCGGACAGATCAATCAAGTGTTTATGAATATTCTTGTTAATGCGATTGAGGCGCTTGAAGAATCCCATAGCCCCGGAGAGCAATCTGGGCAACAACCCCCAACTATTCGGATAATTACCTCAGTGCAAGGGGAAAATGTGATGATTCGGATAGCTGATAATGGCTCTGGCATGAGTCAGGAAATAGTATCTCGAATTTTTGATCCCTTTTTTACGACTAAGCCAGTTGGTCAAGGTGTAGGAATGGGATTGCCTATCAGCTATCAAATTGTGGTGGGACACAGTGGGCAGTTATCTTGCGTGTCTGAACCCGGACTAGGGACGGAATTTATAATTGAGATTCCGCTCAGAACTCAAACCCGTGCTGACGTATAGTAACCGCCAAGACAGTTAGGACATTATAAATTTGTAGAGACTCCTCCGGTGGGCATTGCCGTGCCCCTACATGGTGTTGTAATTGGTGTGATCGCTCATATCAAGTCCGGTGAATTGCCCATAATAGCAATGCTGTAACCGCAAGGGTTTCGGGCTTTTTTATTAAGCTGAAGTTCCCCCCATCCCGATTGACGATAGAAGGATAAACGCGAAGGAATAGTTACCCACTCAGTTCGGAGCGATTCAGCTTCTTCTAATCGCCCTAAGCCAAGATAGGTATACAGTGTAGCGATTTGTCAGAGGGTAATTTCAGCTTAATCAGACAGAATCTACCTTGTGACACATGCAGTTGCTACCCATAACTCCTACTATAAATTGGCTAATGATGTGAATCACGCAACAGCGTTTACCAATAAATAGAAAACATCACTTCAATACAACTTAGGAGGTAGGAGTTTGACTACACTAACCCGAACAGCACAAGCACAATGGAATGGCGACTTGAAAAGTGGCAATGGTCACATTAATGCATCAAGTCATATTCTCAACGATACTCCCTACACCTTTTCCACGCGCTTCGAGGATACCCCAGGTACAAATCCTGAAGAACTGCTTGCCTCTTCCCATGCGGCTTGTTACACCATGGCGCTTGCCCATACCTTGGCAGAAAAAGGCTATAAAGCTGAAAGTCTTCAAACGCAGGCATTCTGCTCGCTTGTCCAATTTCTAATGCCTTGCGTCAAAATGTAGAAATCGAACTTGATGCGGCTTTAACTAAGTAGGGTCTGCTGAATAAGTTTTGTGGTAAGGAGAGGGAATAGGCAATAGGCAATAGGCAATAGTTTCAACATCTCGGAACAGTAAGGATTTGACATCCTCTCACCTCAGTCAAGGAGGTGGGAGGGCATTTTTTCTGAATTTGTAATAAAAAAAAGTAGGGTGGGGATGCCCACCCTACTTACCGAATCTCTATTCAGATTCATACCAAGTTGCGTTTTATCATGTCATTCTGAGCGAAGCGAAGAATCTGGGCAGATGCTTCGCGTCACTCCGTTTCACTGCGTTTTGCTCAGCATGACAGATTCTACCTTAGACTGCAACTTGGTATCAGAGAATTAGCTGTTGATGCTAGGAGCAGTCAGAGCTACGGGAGTAGCTTCACCAGCCGCCAAGTCTAAGGGGAAGTTGTGAGCGTTGCGCTCGTGCATTACTTCAAATCCTAAGTTGGCGCGGTTGAGTACGTCTGCCCAGGTGTTGACTACACGACCTTGGGAATCCAGGATTGACTGGTTAAAGTTGAATCCGTTGAGGTTGAAAGCCATGGTGCTGATACCCAGTGCTGTGAACCAGATACCAACCACGGGCCATGCACCTAAGAAGAAGTGCAGAGAACGGCTGTTGTTGAAGGAAGCATATTGGAAGATTAACCGACCAAAGTAGCCATGAGCGGCAACGATGTTATAGGTTTCTTCTTCTTGCCCGAACTTGTAGCCGTAGTTCTGAGATTCAACTTCGGTGGTTTCACGTACCAGAGAGCTGGTGACCAAGGAACCGTGCATGGCGCTGAACAAGGCACCGCCGAATACGCCAGCCACACCGAGCATGTGGAAGGGGTGCATCAGGATGTTGTGCTCAGCTTGGAACACGAACATGAAGTTGAAGGTTCCAGATATGCCCAGAGGCATTCCATCGGAGAATGAACCTTGACCGATGGGGTAGATGAGGAACACGGCGGTGGCTGCTGCTACAGGTGCGCTGTAAGCTACGCAGATCCAAGGACGCATACCTAAGCGGTAGGAGAGTTCCCACTCACGACCCATGTAGGCGAAGACGCCAATGAGGAAGTGGAAAGCTACCAACTGGTAAGGACCACCGTTGTAAAGCCACTCATCTAAGGAAGCAGCTTCCCAGATGGGATAGAAGTGCAAGCCGATGGCGTTGGAGGAAGGAACAACAGCACCAGAGATGATGTTGTTACCGTACAGTAAGCTTCCAGCAACAGGCTCGCGGATTCCATCGATGTCCACGGGGGGAGCGGCGATGAAGGCGATGATAAAGCAGGTGGTGGCGGTTAAGAGAGTGGGGATCATCAGTACACCAAACCAGCCTACATAGAGGCGGTTTTCGGTGGAAGTCACCCAGCTACAGAACCGTTCCCACAAAGACGCGCTTTCGCGACGTTGTACTGTGGTAGTCATAATTCGATTAGTGCTATTACTTCATGATTCGATTGAAGCAAGGCAAAACTTTTGCCTCATCTTTAATGGTATTCATATTCATTTGAATCTTCCACTGGTTTTATTAATTAATTGAATAGTTTTTATAAGCTAGACTTATAGATTAGAAATCAAAGTAGATATAAGGTAAACCGCCTTCAGGCGCTAATAACCACACGGCATAAAGGCACAGCGGTACCAAGAGCAACTTCAGGGGCCAGTTGAGTTGTAACTTCAAACCCCGATAAATCCCATAAACACCCGCCATGAACAGGGCAACGATGACTAACAGCAGTGTAAACTCGAAGCGTTCTAAGCCAAAGGCTGTCAAATAAACATTTTCGGCAAACTGCACATCAGCGGGTTGACCCCAGAGGTTCTGGATGACAAAGCCAGCTTGTTTGAGATTAGGTAGCCGGAAGAAAATCCAAGACATGAACACCATCCATTGCGTAATTGCCCACGCCATTAGCACCCCGAATCCCGTTTGCCACCATCCTTTTAACCAAGCAAAGCGCTCTGATAGGGTTTGGGTTAAGCGATGCACCACCAAAGCCAAACCATGCAATCCTCCCCACACGACAAATCCCCAAGCCGCACCATGCCAAATGCCAATAATCAGCATGACCACAAACAAGTTTAGACAGGTTCGCCCTAATCCTTTACGTGACCCACCTAAGGGAAAATAGAGATAGTTGCGAATCCAATCCCCTAACGTAATATGCCAGCGCCGCCAGAAATCAGCAATGCTGGTACTAAAGTAAGGAAAATTAAAGTTTTCGGGCAGGTTAAATCCCATGAGGATAGCACTCCCCCGGGCAATATCGACATAGCCGCTAAAATCCAGATACAGTT
The Coleofasciculus chthonoplastes PCC 7420 DNA segment above includes these coding regions:
- a CDS encoding sensor histidine kinase, with amino-acid sequence MSKTLEEIITSPSLVREQWLPSELAVREVLAFERRFGSKHLMLACHAALPLILTPELLNLIHINFLEKEQIPWVAEVDFIISPLCRPIDEGLFEVEPSIREVLLVELENQFGWERPFRLADFLQFYLMKKSGLKIRSEVVCTQQWIAKAYIDPDRVIEELIDFLESVLSQQEYLLSLSKQIQIINVLEILAEPLERANQQTKYKYLVNNSRLLAQSIYGYIDETIIQQNIIYDSRQNEVVEREKVTQLELALRELQQNQAQLIQSEKMSSLKLIIAGIDHEINSPINLIYSNLVIVSEYVQYLLNLINLYQKHYPNPPAEIQEALESYDIDFLISDFPKLLSSMKSGTEQIREIVQSLWTFCRSDETAIKPVDIHESIDSAVMILRNRLKPKDGHPGIEIIKEYANLPLVECHREQINQVFMNLLGNAIDALEESHSPGEQSGQQPPTIRIITSVQGENVMIRIADNGSGISQNIVSRIFDPFFTTKPVGQGVGMGLPISYQIVVGYGAQLSCVSEPGLGTEFIIEIPILAQISYRDKQALEIKVKQKEIGSDIQKEDITVVSPRLLEWLADVEQTTVHRQALNRLQQNEVKAEEKVTQLEWTLRELQQTQVQLIQSEKMSSLERMIAAISHEINNPISFTHGNLDYASLYRQDLLNLINLYQKHYPNPPAEIQEALESYDIDFLISDFPKLLSSMKSSTERIRELVQSLWTFCRSYETSMKPVDIHKGIDSAVMILNHRLKPNDGHPGIEIIKEYANLPLVECHRGQINQVFMNILVNAIEALEESHSPGEQSGQQPPTIRIITSVQGENVMIRIADNGSGMSQEIVSRIFDPFFTTKPVGQGVGMGLPISYQIVVGHSGQLSCVSEPGLGTEFIIEIPLRTQTRADV
- a CDS encoding OsmC family peroxiredoxin — encoded protein: MTTLTRTAQAQWNGDLKSGNGHINASSHILNDTPYTFSTRFEDTPGTNPEELLASSHAACYTMALAHTLAEKGYKAESLQTQAFCSLVQFLMPCVKM
- the psbA gene encoding photosystem II q(b) protein, translated to MTTTVQRRESASLWERFCSWVTSTENRLYVGWFGVLMIPTLLTATTCFIIAFIAAPPVDIDGIREPVAGSLLYGNNIISGAVVPSSNAIGLHFYPIWEAASLDEWLYNGGPYQLVAFHFLIGVFAYMGREWELSYRLGMRPWICVAYSAPVAAATAVFLIYPIGQGSFSDGMPLGISGTFNFMFVFQAEHNILMHPFHMLGVAGVFGGALFSAMHGSLVTSSLVRETTEVESQNYGYKFGQEEETYNIVAAHGYFGRLIFQYASFNNSRSLHFFLGAWPVVGIWFTALGISTMAFNLNGFNFNQSILDSQGRVVNTWADVLNRANLGFEVMHERNAHNFPLDLAAGEATPVALTAPSINS